In Mycobacterium tuberculosis H37Rv, a single window of DNA contains:
- the PE_PGRS50 gene encoding PE-PGRS family protein PE_PGRS50 (Member of the Mycobacterium tuberculosis PE family, PGRS subfamily of ala-, gly-rich proteins): MVMSLMVAPELVAAAAADLTGIGQAISAANAAAAGPTTQVLAAAGDEVSAAIAALFGTHAQEYQALSARVATFHEQFVRSLTAAGSAYATAEAANASPLQALEQQVLGAINAPTQLWLGRPLIGDGVHGAPGTGQPGGAGGLLWGNGGNGGSGAAGQVGGPGGAAGLFGNGGSGGSGGAGAAGGVGGSGGWLNGNGGAGGAGGTGANGGAGGNAWLFGAGGSGGAGTNGGVGGSGGFVYGNGGAGGIGGIGGIGGNGGDAGLFGNGGAGGAGAAGLPGAAGLNGGDGSDGGNGGTGGNGGRGGLLVGNGGAGGAGGVGGDGGKGGAGDPSFAVNNGAGGNGGHGGNPGVGGAGGAGGLLAGAHGAAGATPTSGGNGGDGGIGATANSPLQAGGAGGNGGHGGLVGNGGTGGAGGAGHAGSTGATGTALQPTGGNGTNGGAGGHGGNGGNGGAQHGDGGVGGKGGAGGSGGAGGNGFDAATLGSPGADGGMGGNGGKGGDGGKAGDGGAGAAGDVTLAVNQGAGGDGGNGGEVGVGGKGGAGGVSANPALNGSAGANGTAPTSGGNGGNGGAGATPTVAGENGGAGGNGGHGGSVGNGGAGGAGGNGVAGTGLALNGGNGGNGGIGGNGGSAAGTGGDGGKGGNGGAGANGQDFSASANGANGGQGGNGGNGGIGGKGGDAFATFAKAGNGGAGGNGGNVGVAGQGGAGGKGAIPAMKGATGADGTAPTSGGDGGNGGNGASPTVAGGNGGDGGKGGSGGNVGNGGNGGAGGNGAAGQAGTPGPTSGDSGTSGTDGGAGGNGGAGGAGGTLAGHGGNGGKGGNGGQGGIGGAGERGADGAGPNANGANGENGGSGGNGGDGGAGGNGGAGGKAQAAGYTDGATGTGGDGGNGGDGGKAGDGGAGENGLNSGAMLPGGGTVGNPGTGGNGGNGGNAGVGGTGGKAGTGSLTGLDGTDGITPNGGNGGNGGNGGKGGTAGNGSGAAGGNGGNGGSGLNGGDAGNGGNGGGALNQAGFFGTGGKGGNGGNGGAGMINGGLGGFGGAGGGGAVDVAATTGGAGGNGGAGGFASTGLGGPGGAGGPGGAGDFASGVGGVGGAGGDGGAGGVGGFGGQGGIGGEGRTGGNGGSGGDGGGGISLGGNGGLGGNGGVSETGFGGAGGNGGYGGPGGPEGNGGLGGNGGAGGNGGVSTTGGDGGAGGKGGNGGDGGNVGLGGDAGSGGAGGNGGIGTDAGGAGGAGGAGGNGGSSKSTTTGNAGSGGAGGNGGTGLNGAGGAGGAGGNAGVAGVSFGNAVGGDGGNGGNGGHGGDGTTGGAGGKGGNGSSGAASGSGVVNVTAGHGGNGGNGGNGGNGSAGAGGQGGAGGSAGNGGHGGGATGGDGGNGGNGGNSGNSTGVAGLAGGAAGAGGNGGGTSSAAGHGGSGGSGGSGTTGGAGAAGGNGGAGAGGGSLSTGQSGGPRRQRWCRWQRRRWLGRQRRRRWCRWQRRCRRQRWRWRCRQRRLRRQWRQGRRRCRPWLHRRRGRQGRRWRQRRFQQRQRSRWQRR; encoded by the coding sequence ATGGTCATGTCGCTGATGGTGGCGCCGGAGCTGGTGGCGGCGGCCGCGGCGGACTTGACCGGGATTGGGCAGGCCATCAGCGCGGCGAATGCGGCGGCAGCGGGCCCGACGACGCAGGTGTTGGCGGCCGCCGGTGATGAGGTGTCGGCGGCGATCGCGGCGTTGTTTGGTACCCACGCGCAGGAGTACCAGGCGTTGAGCGCCCGGGTGGCGACGTTTCATGAGCAGTTTGTGCGCTCGCTGACCGCGGCTGGCAGCGCGTATGCGACTGCCGAGGCGGCGAATGCATCACCGCTGCAGGCGCTGGAGCAGCAAGTGTTGGGTGCGATCAACGCGCCCACACAGCTGTGGTTGGGGCGCCCGCTGATCGGTGATGGCGTTCACGGGGCGCCGGGGACCGGGCAGCCCGGTGGGGCCGGGGGGTTGTTGTGGGGTAATGGCGGTAACGGCGGTTCGGGGGCGGCCGGTCAAGTCGGTGGGCCCGGCGGCGCGGCCGGGTTGTTCGGCAACGGCGGGTCCGGCGGGTCCGGCGGGGCCGGCGCTGCCGGCGGTGTCGGCGGATCCGGCGGGTGGTTGAACGGCAACGGCGGGGCCGGCGGGGCCGGCGGGACCGGCGCTAACGGTGGTGCCGGCGGCAACGCCTGGTTGTTCGGGGCCGGCGGGTCCGGCGGCGCCGGCACCAATGGTGGCGTCGGCGGGTCCGGCGGATTTGTCTACGGCAACGGCGGCGCCGGCGGGATCGGCGGCATCGGAGGTATAGGCGGCAACGGTGGCGACGCCGGGCTGTTCGGGAACGGCGGCGCCGGGGGGGCCGGGGCCGCGGGCCTGCCGGGTGCCGCCGGCCTCAACGGCGGCGACGGCAGCGACGGCGGCAACGGCGGAACCGGCGGCAACGGCGGGCGCGGCGGGTTATTGGTTGGCAACGGCGGGGCCGGCGGGGCCGGCGGCGTCGGCGGCGACGGTGGTAAGGGCGGCGCTGGCGATCCGAGTTTCGCCGTCAACAACGGTGCCGGCGGTAACGGCGGTCACGGCGGCAACCCCGGCGTGGGCGGGGCCGGTGGGGCCGGCGGCCTGCTGGCGGGTGCGCACGGTGCCGCCGGCGCCACCCCCACCAGCGGCGGCAACGGCGGCGATGGCGGCATCGGCGCCACCGCCAACTCACCCCTACAAGCCGGCGGGGCCGGCGGTAATGGCGGTCATGGCGGGTTGGTCGGCAACGGCGGCACCGGCGGCGCCGGCGGTGCCGGTCATGCGGGTTCCACCGGCGCTACCGGTACCGCCTTACAACCGACGGGCGGTAACGGCACCAATGGCGGCGCCGGGGGCCACGGCGGTAATGGCGGAAATGGCGGCGCCCAGCACGGCGACGGCGGCGTCGGCGGCAAGGGCGGTGCCGGCGGTAGCGGCGGCGCCGGCGGAAACGGATTCGACGCCGCCACCTTGGGTTCGCCCGGTGCCGATGGCGGTATGGGCGGCAACGGCGGCAAGGGCGGTGACGGCGGCAAGGCCGGTGATGGCGGAGCCGGTGCCGCCGGTGATGTGACCTTGGCCGTCAACCAGGGTGCCGGCGGTGACGGCGGCAACGGCGGTGAAGTGGGCGTTGGCGGCAAGGGTGGGGCCGGCGGTGTTAGCGCGAACCCGGCCCTGAACGGTTCGGCCGGGGCGAACGGCACCGCGCCCACCAGCGGCGGCAACGGTGGCAACGGAGGTGCCGGCGCCACCCCCACCGTCGCGGGAGAAAACGGCGGCGCCGGTGGTAACGGCGGCCATGGCGGGTCGGTCGGTAACGGCGGTGCGGGTGGTGCCGGCGGAAATGGCGTCGCCGGCACCGGCCTTGCCCTCAACGGCGGCAACGGCGGCAACGGCGGCATCGGCGGCAACGGCGGATCGGCGGCCGGCACGGGCGGGGACGGCGGCAAGGGCGGCAACGGGGGCGCCGGAGCCAACGGCCAAGACTTCTCCGCGTCCGCCAATGGCGCGAATGGCGGACAGGGCGGCAACGGCGGCAACGGCGGCATCGGCGGCAAGGGTGGTGACGCCTTCGCCACGTTCGCTAAGGCCGGCAACGGCGGTGCCGGCGGCAACGGCGGCAATGTGGGCGTTGCCGGCCAGGGTGGGGCCGGCGGCAAGGGCGCCATTCCAGCCATGAAGGGTGCGACCGGCGCCGATGGCACCGCACCCACCAGCGGCGGTGACGGCGGCAACGGCGGCAACGGCGCCAGCCCCACCGTCGCGGGCGGCAACGGCGGTGACGGCGGCAAGGGCGGCAGCGGCGGGAATGTCGGCAATGGCGGCAATGGCGGGGCCGGCGGCAACGGCGCGGCCGGCCAAGCCGGTACGCCGGGCCCTACCAGCGGTGATTCCGGCACCTCGGGCACCGACGGTGGGGCTGGCGGCAACGGCGGGGCGGGCGGCGCCGGCGGAACACTGGCCGGCCACGGCGGCAACGGTGGTAAGGGTGGTAACGGCGGCCAGGGTGGCATCGGCGGCGCCGGCGAGAGAGGCGCCGACGGCGCCGGCCCCAATGCTAACGGCGCAAACGGCGAGAACGGCGGTAGCGGTGGTAACGGTGGCGACGGCGGCGCCGGCGGCAATGGCGGCGCGGGCGGCAAGGCGCAGGCGGCCGGGTACACCGACGGCGCCACGGGCACCGGCGGCGACGGCGGCAACGGCGGCGATGGCGGCAAAGCCGGTGACGGCGGGGCCGGCGAAAACGGCCTAAACAGCGGGGCCATGCTGCCGGGCGGCGGCACCGTAGGAAACCCCGGTACCGGCGGCAACGGCGGCAACGGCGGCAACGCCGGCGTCGGCGGCACCGGAGGCAAGGCCGGCACCGGCTCCTTGACGGGCTTGGACGGCACCGACGGCATCACCCCCAACGGCGGTAACGGCGGCAATGGCGGCAACGGCGGCAAGGGCGGCACCGCCGGCAACGGGAGCGGCGCGGCCGGCGGCAACGGCGGCAACGGCGGCTCCGGCCTCAACGGCGGTGACGCCGGCAACGGCGGCAACGGCGGTGGGGCGCTGAACCAGGCCGGCTTCTTCGGCACGGGCGGCAAAGGCGGTAACGGCGGCAATGGCGGTGCCGGCATGATCAACGGCGGCCTCGGCGGCTTCGGCGGCGCCGGCGGTGGCGGCGCCGTTGACGTCGCCGCGACAACGGGCGGCGCTGGCGGCAATGGCGGTGCCGGCGGCTTCGCTAGCACCGGGTTGGGTGGCCCAGGCGGCGCCGGCGGTCCCGGCGGCGCGGGCGACTTTGCTAGCGGTGTTGGCGGTGTCGGCGGCGCCGGCGGGGACGGCGGTGCCGGCGGGGTCGGCGGCTTCGGCGGCCAGGGCGGCATCGGCGGGGAAGGGCGCACAGGCGGCAACGGCGGTAGCGGCGGCGACGGCGGTGGCGGCATTTCCTTAGGCGGCAACGGCGGCCTCGGCGGCAACGGCGGCGTCTCCGAGACTGGGTTTGGCGGCGCCGGCGGCAACGGCGGCTACGGCGGTCCGGGAGGCCCCGAAGGCAATGGCGGCCTCGGCGGCAACGGCGGCGCCGGCGGCAACGGCGGCGTCAGCACCACGGGCGGCGACGGCGGCGCCGGCGGCAAGGGCGGCAACGGCGGCGACGGCGGGAACGTCGGTTTGGGCGGTGACGCCGGCTCCGGCGGCGCGGGCGGCAATGGCGGTATCGGCACCGACGCGGGCGGTGCCGGAGGGGCCGGTGGCGCTGGCGGTAACGGCGGTAGCAGCAAAAGCACGACCACCGGCAACGCCGGCTCCGGTGGTGCCGGCGGTAATGGGGGCACTGGCCTCAACGGCGCGGGCGGTGCTGGCGGGGCCGGCGGCAACGCGGGTGTCGCCGGCGTGTCCTTCGGCAACGCTGTGGGCGGCGACGGCGGCAACGGCGGCAACGGCGGCCACGGCGGCGACGGCACGACGGGCGGCGCCGGCGGCAAGGGCGGCAACGGCAGCAGCGGTGCCGCCAGCGGCTCAGGCGTCGTCAACGTCACCGCCGGCCACGGCGGCAACGGCGGCAATGGCGGCAACGGCGGCAACGGCTCCGCGGGCGCCGGCGGCCAGGGCGGTGCCGGCGGCAGCGCCGGCAACGGCGGCCACGGCGGCGGTGCCACCGGCGGCGACGGCGGCAACGGCGGCAACGGCGGCAACTCCGGCAACAGCACCGGCGTCGCGGGCTTGGCCGGTGGTGCCGCCGGCGCCGGCGGCAACGGCGGCGGCACTTCCAGCGCCGCCGGCCACGGCGGCAGCGGCGGCAGCGGTGGCAGCGGCACCACGGGCGGCGCCGGCGCGGCCGGCGGCAACGGCGGCGCCGGTGCTGGCGGGGGCAGCCTGAGCACAGGCCAGTCCGGCGGCCCACGGCGGCAGCGGTGGTGCCGGTGGCAACGGCGGCGCTGGCTCGGCCGGCAACGGCGGCGCCGGTGGTGCCGGTGGCAACGGCGGTGCCGGCGGCAACGGTGGCGGTGGCGATGCCGGCAACGCCGGCTCAGGCGGCAATGGCGGCAAGGGCGGCGACGGTGTCGGCCCTGGCTCCACCGGCGGCGCGGGCGGCAAGGGCGGCGCTGGCGCCAACGGCGGTTCCAGCAACGGCAACGCTCGCGGTGGCAACGCCGGTAA
- a CDS encoding transmembrane protein — MTVRAVLRRTVGAQWPILAGVNFWRRGALLIGIGVGVAAVLRLVLSEERAGLLVVRSKGIDFVTTVTVAAAMVYIASTIDPLGTG; from the coding sequence ATGACCGTGAGGGCCGTTTTGCGGCGCACTGTTGGCGCCCAGTGGCCGATCCTGGCGGGGGTCAACTTCTGGCGCCGTGGTGCGCTGCTGATCGGTATCGGCGTTGGGGTGGCGGCGGTGCTGCGGTTGGTGTTGTCCGAGGAACGGGCCGGCCTGTTGGTGGTGCGCAGCAAGGGGATCGATTTCGTGACGACCGTGACGGTCGCGGCGGCCATGGTCTATATCGCATCCACCATTGACCCGTTGGGGACGGGCTAG